The following coding sequences lie in one Bacilli bacterium PM5-9 genomic window:
- a CDS encoding putative membrane protein YkvI (product_source=COG3949; cog=COG3949; superfamily=47954; transmembrane_helix_parts=Inside_1_4,TMhelix_5_24,Outside_25_38,TMhelix_39_61,Inside_62_81,TMhelix_82_104,Outside_105_108,TMhelix_109_131,Inside_132_137,TMhelix_138_160,Outside_161_181,TMhelix_182_204,Inside_205_216,TMhelix_217_239,Outside_240_264,TMhelix_265_287,Inside_288_298,TMhelix_299_316,Outside_317_319,TMhelix_320_342,Inside_343_352): protein MKYNNYSIITTFLAALFGAGFVACKEIEYFLLYDPSIAILSVLLYFAILFSFAYFTMKLSYQNDIDSFDKLVSQDNKIIQTLSNLTFPIFAICLLTISFSGFATLIENTFSIPKIIGTALITIIVITVSFFGSKKMSGLFKYSTPIIVVITLFLLVYAIFKDVEVSKTVMEIKYVHPTNNQFINVAIYALECYQISLLLQISLGRKANSLKDIKQGVFITCALYSIALMLACAALLKYATIIGDVQIPLLEIINYQNISVLSITLVIVLFVGFITSSLSTMFGYVNYVGNSRLKEHTKIITVITCIIALVFSQFSFSSLISTIFPVVGIVGLINFILIIINSKKLKKAQETL, encoded by the coding sequence ATGAAATACAATAATTATTCAATTATCACAACATTTTTAGCTGCTCTATTTGGAGCAGGTTTTGTTGCTTGTAAAGAAATCGAATATTTTTTACTATACGATCCAAGCATTGCTATTTTAAGTGTTTTACTTTATTTTGCAATTCTATTTTCATTTGCATATTTTACAATGAAATTAAGTTATCAAAACGATATTGACTCATTTGATAAACTAGTTAGCCAAGATAATAAAATTATTCAAACACTTTCTAATTTAACATTTCCTATCTTTGCAATATGTTTATTAACAATTTCATTTTCAGGTTTTGCAACACTAATAGAAAATACTTTTTCTATTCCAAAAATAATAGGAACAGCATTAATTACTATAATTGTAATTACAGTATCATTTTTTGGTTCTAAAAAAATGTCAGGTCTTTTTAAATATTCAACTCCAATAATTGTTGTAATAACACTATTTTTATTAGTATACGCTATTTTTAAAGATGTTGAAGTTAGTAAAACAGTAATGGAAATTAAATATGTCCATCCAACAAATAATCAATTTATCAATGTTGCAATTTATGCATTAGAATGTTATCAAATTTCTTTATTGCTTCAAATTTCTTTAGGTAGAAAAGCAAATAGCCTTAAAGATATTAAACAAGGAGTTTTTATCACTTGTGCTTTATATAGTATAGCTCTAATGTTAGCATGTGCTGCTTTATTAAAATATGCAACTATTATTGGTGATGTCCAGATACCATTATTAGAAATAATTAATTATCAAAATATTAGTGTATTATCCATAACTTTAGTTATTGTTTTATTTGTTGGTTTTATAACATCATCACTTAGCACCATGTTTGGATATGTAAATTATGTTGGAAACTCTCGTTTAAAAGAACACACTAAAATAATTACTGTAATAACATGTATAATTGCTCTTGTTTTTTCGCAATTTAGTTTTTCATCATTAATTTCAACAATTTTCCCAGTTGTTGGAATTGTCGGACTAATTAATTTTATTTTAATAATTATTAATAGTAAAAAGCTAAAAAAAGCACAAGAGACACTATAG
- a CDS encoding CrcB protein (product_source=KO:K06199; cath_funfam=1.20.58.340; cog=COG0239; ko=KO:K06199; pfam=PF02537; superfamily=103473; tigrfam=TIGR00494; transmembrane_helix_parts=Outside_1_3,TMhelix_4_18,Inside_19_30,TMhelix_31_50,Outside_51_54,TMhelix_55_77,Inside_78_89,TMhelix_90_107,Outside_108_108), translating to MISISIAAMLGILLRYLITMQFKNMITSKIVTITLIINVAACFGMGLYLAHTNTISFAFTFFLGAFSTFSTFNFEVISKFDASKKDSFMYLLLNLSLSLISFLIGLIL from the coding sequence ATGATTAGTATATCAATAGCAGCTATGTTAGGTATATTGTTAAGATATCTAATTACAATGCAATTTAAAAATATGATTACATCAAAAATAGTAACTATTACACTGATAATTAATGTTGCTGCATGCTTTGGCATGGGATTATATTTAGCACATACTAATACAATAAGCTTTGCTTTCACTTTCTTTTTAGGTGCATTTTCAACATTTTCAACTTTTAATTTTGAAGTAATAAGTAAATTTGATGCATCAAAAAAAGATAGTTTTATGTATCTTTTACTAAATCTATCTTTAAGTTTAATTTCATTTTTGATTGGGTTAATACTATAG
- a CDS encoding fluoride ion exporter CrcB/FEX (product_source=COG0239; cog=COG0239; pfam=PF02537; superfamily=103473; transmembrane_helix_parts=Inside_1_4,TMhelix_5_22,Outside_23_26,TMhelix_27_49,Inside_50_61,TMhelix_62_81,Outside_82_85,TMhelix_86_108,Inside_109_118) has translation MRKIFIMCLLCLAATFLKEMIFHLFPFIMTTIFINFLGSILFVMVVVFYNDNSNMQKYLNIAFLGSFTTFSGVFKDLFFLIENNQFITSLIYILITFIIIPIVTWFFYHKIKELKYND, from the coding sequence ATGCGAAAAATTTTTATAATGTGTTTACTTTGCTTAGCAGCAACATTTTTAAAAGAAATGATTTTTCACTTATTTCCTTTTATTATGACAACAATTTTCATTAATTTTTTAGGAAGTATTCTTTTTGTAATGGTTGTAGTTTTCTATAATGATAATTCAAATATGCAAAAGTATTTGAATATTGCTTTTTTAGGAAGTTTTACAACTTTTTCAGGAGTATTTAAAGATTTATTTTTCTTAATAGAGAATAATCAATTTATTACATCATTAATTTATATTTTAATAACTTTTATTATAATACCAATAGTAACTTGGTTTTTTTATCATAAAATTAAGGAGTTGAAATATAATGATTAG